The following proteins are co-located in the Penaeus vannamei isolate JL-2024 chromosome 34, ASM4276789v1, whole genome shotgun sequence genome:
- the LOC113819058 gene encoding loricrin-like isoform X46, whose protein sequence is MTRPLAVLYLVAVGVASAASPGPSPASAASPGPDLVRPQRDDDFSIEIFDPEDEILLSDLYAIGGYGLGAGFSGHRQTGVSGFRPGFQGQRGKPGKGSRYPVGGSLSGAGGFPSVGSGSLSGAGGFPSGSGFPSGAGGFPSRGSGSLSGAGGFPSGSGSLSGAGGFPSGSGSLSGAGGFPSGSGSLSGAGGFPSGSGSLSGAGGFPSGGSGSLSGAGGFPSGGGGFPSGSGSLSGAGGFPSGSGSLSGAGGFPSGSGSLSGAGGFPSGGSGSLSGAGGFPSGGGGFPSGSGSLSGSGGFPSGGGGFPSGSGSLSGSGGFPSGGSGSLSGSGGFPSGSGSLSGSGGFPSGGSGSLSGSGGFPSGSGSLSGSGGFPSGGSGFPSGSGSLSGSGGFPSGSGFPSESGSLSGSGGFPSGSGSLSGSGGFPSGGSGFPSGSGSLSGSGGFPSGGSGSLPGSGGFPSGGSGSLSGSGGFPSGSGSSSGGSGFPSGGDGFPSLSGAGGFPSGGSGSLSGAGGFPSGSGSLSGAGGYPSGGSRSSAGKGGFPSGGSSRSSSRG, encoded by the exons ATGACGAGGCCGCTCGCCGTGCTCTACCTGGTGGCCGTGGGCGTCGCCAGCGCCGCGAGCCCCGGCCCCAGCCCCGCCAGCGCCGCGAGCCCCGGACCCGACCTCGTCCGGCCCCAACGCGACGACGACTTCTCCATCGAGATCTTCGATCCCGAGGACGAGATCCTCCTTTCCGACCTGTATGCAATCGGCGGCTACGGCTTAGGGGCAGGCTTCTCTGGGCACCGACAGACTGGTGTATCAGGATTCCGGCCCGGCTTCCAGGGCCAGCGGGGCAAGCCGGGAAAGGGAAGTCGCTACCCCGTAGGAGGATCCTTGTCAGGAGCAGGTGGATTCCCATCTGTAGGAAGTGGATCCTTATCAGGGGCAGGTGGATTCCCATCTGGAAGTGGATTCCCGTCAGGAGCAGGTGGATTCCCATCGAGAGGAAGTGGATCCTTATCAGGGGCAGGTGGATTCCCATCTGGGAGTGGATCCTTATCAGGAGCAGGTGGATTCCCATCTGGAAGTGGATCTTTGTCTGGAGCAGGTGGATTCCCGTCAGGAAGTGGATCCTTGTCAGGAGCAGGTGGATTCCCGTCAGGAAGTGGATCCTTGTCAGGAGCAGGTGGATTCCCATCTGGAGGAAGTGGATCCTTATCAGGGGCAGGTGGATTTCCATCTGGAGGAGGTGGATTCCCGTCAGGAAGCGGATCCTTGTCAGGAGCAG GTGGATTCCCGTCAGGAAGCGGATCCTTGTCAGGAGCAG GTGGATTCCCGTCAGGAAGCGGATCCTTGTCAGGAGCAGGTGGATTCCCATCTGGAGGAAGTGGATCCTTATCAGGGGCAGGTGGATTCCCATCTGGAGGAGGTGGATTCCCGTCAGGAAGCGGATCCTTGTCAGGATCAGGTGGATTCCCATCTGGAGGAGGTGGATTCCCGTCAGGAAGCGGATCCTTGTCTGGATCAGGTGGATTCCCATCTGGAGGAAGTGGATCCTTATCAGGATCAGGTGGATTCCCGTCAGGAAGCGGATCCTTGTCTGGATCAGGTGGATTCCCATCTGGAGGAAGTGGGTCCTTATCAGGATCAGGTGGATTCCCGTCAGGAAGTGGATCCTTGTCTGGATCAGGTGGATTCCCATCTGGAGGAAGTGGATTCCCGTCAGGAAGCGGATCCTTGTCTGGATCAGGTGGATTTCCATCTGGAAGTGGATTCCCGTCAGAAAGTGGATCCTTGTCTGGATCAGGTGGATTCCCATCTGGAAGTGGATCCTTATCAGGATCAGGTGGATTTCCATCTGGAGGAAGTGGATTCCCGTCAGGAAGCGGATCCTTGTCTGGATCAGGTGGATTCCCATCTGGAGGAAGTGGATCCTTGCCTGGATCAGGTGGATTTCCATCTGGAGGAAGTGGATCCTTATCAGGATCAGGTGGATTCCCGTCAGGGAGCGGATCCTCGTCTGGAGGAAGTGGATTCCCATCTGGAGGAGATGGATTTCCATCGTTGTCAGGAGCAGGCGGATTCCCATCTGGAGGAAGTGGATCGTTGTCAGGAGCAGGTGGATTCCCGTCAGGAAGTGGATCGTTATCAGGAGCAGGTGGATATCCGTCAGGAGGAAGTAGATCCTCGGCTGGAAAAGGTGGATTCCCATCCGGAGGAAGTAGTCGCTCGTCTAGCAGAGGCTGA
- the LOC113819058 gene encoding uncharacterized protein isoform X13, whose product MTRPLAVLYLVAVGVASAASPGPSPASAASPGPDLVRPQRDDDFSIEIFDPEDEILLSDLYAIGGYGLGAGFSGHRQTGVSGFRPGFQGQRGKPGKGSRYPVGGSLSGAGGFPSVGSGSLSGAGGFPSGSGFPSGAGGFPSRGSGSLSGAGGFPSGSGSLSGAGGFPSGSGSLSGAGGFPSGSGSLSGAGGFPSGSGSLSGAGGFPSGGSGSLSGAGGFPSGGGGFPSGSGSLSGAGGFPSGGSGSLSGAGGFPSGGSGSLSGAGGFPSGGGGFPSGSGSLSGSGGFPSGGSGSLSGSGGFPSGGSGSLSGSGGFPSGGSGSLSGAGGFPSGGGGFPSGSGSLSGAGGFPSGGSGSLSGAGGFPSGGGGFPSGSGSLSGAGGFPSGGSGSLSGAGGFPSGGGGFPSGSGSLSGSGGFPSGGGGFPSGSGSLSGSGGFPSGGSGSLSGSGGFPSGSGSLSGSGGFPSGGSGSLSGSGGFPSGSGSLSGSGGFPSGGSGFPSGSGSLSGSGGFPSGGSGFPSGSGSLSGSGGFPSGGSGSLPGSGGFPSGGSGSLSGSGGFPSGSGSSSGGSGFPSGGDGFPSLSGAGGFPSGGSGSLSGAGGFPSGSGSLSGAGGYPSGGSRSSAGKGGFPSGGSSRSSSRG is encoded by the exons ATGACGAGGCCGCTCGCCGTGCTCTACCTGGTGGCCGTGGGCGTCGCCAGCGCCGCGAGCCCCGGCCCCAGCCCCGCCAGCGCCGCGAGCCCCGGACCCGACCTCGTCCGGCCCCAACGCGACGACGACTTCTCCATCGAGATCTTCGATCCCGAGGACGAGATCCTCCTTTCCGACCTGTATGCAATCGGCGGCTACGGCTTAGGGGCAGGCTTCTCTGGGCACCGACAGACTGGTGTATCAGGATTCCGGCCCGGCTTCCAGGGCCAGCGGGGCAAGCCGGGAAAGGGAAGTCGCTACCCCGTAGGAGGATCCTTGTCAGGAGCAGGTGGATTCCCATCTGTAGGAAGTGGATCCTTATCAGGGGCAGGTGGATTCCCATCTGGAAGTGGATTCCCGTCAGGAGCAGGTGGATTCCCATCGAGAGGAAGTGGATCCTTATCAGGGGCAGGTGGATTCCCATCTGGGAGTGGATCCTTATCAGGAGCAGGTGGATTCCCATCTGGAAGTGGATCTTTGTCTGGAGCAGGTGGATTCCCGTCAGGAAGTGGATCCTTGTCAGGAGCAGGTGGATTCCCGTCAGGAAGTGGATCCTTGTCAGGAGCAGGTGGATTCCCATCTGGAGGAAGTGGATCCTTATCAGGGGCAGGTGGATTTCCATCTGGAGGAGGTGGATTCCCGTCAGGAAGCGGATCCTTGTCAGGAGCAGGTGGATTCCCATCTGGAGGAAGCGGATCCTTGTCAGGAGCAGGTGGATTCCCATCTGGAGGAAGTGGATCCTTATCAGGGGCAGGTGGATTCCCATCTGGAGGAGGTGGATTCCCGTCAGGAAGCGGATCCTTGTCTGGATCAGGTGGATTCCCATCTGGAGGAAGTGGATCCTTATCAGGATCAGGTGGATTCCCATCTGGAGGAAGTGGATCCTTATCAGGATCAGGTGGATTCCCATCTGGAGGAAGTGGATCCTTATCAGGGGCAGGTGGATTTCCATCTGGAGGAGGTGGATTCCCGTCAGGAAGCGGATCCTTGTCAGGAGCAGGTGGATTCCCATCTGGAGGAAGTGGATCCTTATCAGGGGCAGGTGGATTTCCATCTGGAGGAGGTGGATTCCCGTCAGGAAGCGGATCCTTGTCAGGAGCAGGTGGATTCCCATCTGGAGGAAGTGGATCCTTATCAGGGGCAGGTGGATTCCCATCTGGAGGAGGTGGATTCCCGTCAGGAAGCGGATCCTTGTCAGGATCAGGTGGATTCCCATCTGGAGGAGGTGGATTCCCGTCAGGAAGCGGATCCTTGTCTGGATCAGGTGGATTCCCATCTGGAGGAAGTGGATCCTTATCAGGATCAGGTGGATTCCCGTCAGGAAGCGGATCCTTGTCTGGATCAGGTGGATTCCCATCTGGAGGAAGTGGGTCCTTATCAGGATCAGGTGGATTCCCGTCAGGAAGTGGATCCTTGTCTGGATCAGGTGGATTCCCATCTGGAGGAAGTGGATTCCCGTCAGGAAGCGGATCCTTGTCTGGATCAG GTGGATTTCCATCTGGAGGAAGTGGATTCCCGTCAGGAAGCGGATCCTTGTCTGGATCAGGTGGATTCCCATCTGGAGGAAGTGGATCCTTGCCTGGATCAGGTGGATTTCCATCTGGAGGAAGTGGATCCTTATCAGGATCAGGTGGATTCCCGTCAGGGAGCGGATCCTCGTCTGGAGGAAGTGGATTCCCATCTGGAGGAGATGGATTTCCATCGTTGTCAGGAGCAGGCGGATTCCCATCTGGAGGAAGTGGATCGTTGTCAGGAGCAGGTGGATTCCCGTCAGGAAGTGGATCGTTATCAGGAGCAGGTGGATATCCGTCAGGAGGAAGTAGATCCTCGGCTGGAAAAGGTGGATTCCCATCCGGAGGAAGTAGTCGCTCGTCTAGCAGAGGCTGA
- the LOC113819058 gene encoding loricrin-like isoform X11, with the protein MTRPLAVLYLVAVGVASAASPGPSPASAASPGPDLVRPQRDDDFSIEIFDPEDEILLSDLYAIGGYGLGAGFSGHRQTGVSGFRPGFQGQRGKPGKGSRYPVGGSLSGAGGFPSVGSGSLSGAGGFPSGSGFPSGAGGFPSRGSGSLSGAGGFPSGSGSLSGAGGFPSGSGSLSGAGGFPSGSGSLSGAGGFPSGSGSLSGAGGFPSGGSGSLSGAGGFPSGGGGFPSGSGSLSGAGGFPSGGGGFPSGSGSLSGSGGFPSGGSGSLSGSGGFPSGGSGSLSGSGGFPSGGSGSLSGAGGFPSGGGGFPSGSGSLSGAGGFPSGGSGSLSGAGGFPSGGGGFPSGSGSLSGAGGFPSGGSGSLSGAGGFPSGGGGFPSGSGSLSGSGGFPSGGGGFPSGSGSLSGSGGFPSGGSGSLSGSGGFPSGSGSLSGSGGFPSGGSGSLSGSGGFPSGSGSLSGSGGFPSGGSGFPSGSGSLSGSGGFPSGSGFPSESGSLSGSGGFPSGSGSLSGSGGFPSGGSGFPSGSGSLSGSGGFPSGGSGSLPGSGGFPSGGSGSLSGSGGFPSGSGSSSGGSGFPSGGDGFPSLSGAGGFPSGGSGSLSGAGGFPSGSGSLSGAGGYPSGGSRSSAGKGGFPSGGSSRSSSRG; encoded by the exons ATGACGAGGCCGCTCGCCGTGCTCTACCTGGTGGCCGTGGGCGTCGCCAGCGCCGCGAGCCCCGGCCCCAGCCCCGCCAGCGCCGCGAGCCCCGGACCCGACCTCGTCCGGCCCCAACGCGACGACGACTTCTCCATCGAGATCTTCGATCCCGAGGACGAGATCCTCCTTTCCGACCTGTATGCAATCGGCGGCTACGGCTTAGGGGCAGGCTTCTCTGGGCACCGACAGACTGGTGTATCAGGATTCCGGCCCGGCTTCCAGGGCCAGCGGGGCAAGCCGGGAAAGGGAAGTCGCTACCCCGTAGGAGGATCCTTGTCAGGAGCAGGTGGATTCCCATCTGTAGGAAGTGGATCCTTATCAGGGGCAGGTGGATTCCCATCTGGAAGTGGATTCCCGTCAGGAGCAGGTGGATTCCCATCGAGAGGAAGTGGATCCTTATCAGGGGCAGGTGGATTCCCATCTGGGAGTGGATCCTTATCAGGAGCAGGTGGATTCCCATCTGGAAGTGGATCTTTGTCTGGAGCAGGTGGATTCCCGTCAGGAAGTGGATCCTTGTCAGGAGCAGGTGGATTCCCGTCAGGAAGTGGATCCTTGTCAGGAGCAGGTGGATTCCCATCTGGAGGAAGTGGATCCTTATCAGGGGCAGGTGGATTTCCATCTGGAGGAGGTGGATTCCCGTCAGGAAGCGGATCCTTGTCAGGAGCAG GTGGATTCCCATCTGGAGGAGGTGGATTCCCGTCAGGAAGCGGATCCTTGTCTGGATCAGGTGGATTCCCATCTGGAGGAAGTGGATCCTTATCAGGATCAGGTGGATTCCCATCTGGAGGAAGTGGATCCTTATCAGGATCAGGTGGATTCCCATCTGGAGGAAGTGGATCCTTATCAGGGGCAGGTGGATTTCCATCTGGAGGAGGTGGATTCCCGTCAGGAAGCGGATCCTTGTCAGGAGCAGGTGGATTCCCATCTGGAGGAAGTGGATCCTTATCAGGGGCAGGTGGATTTCCATCTGGAGGAGGTGGATTCCCGTCAGGAAGCGGATCCTTGTCAGGAGCAGGTGGATTCCCATCTGGAGGAAGTGGATCCTTATCAGGGGCAGGTGGATTCCCATCTGGAGGAGGTGGATTCCCGTCAGGAAGCGGATCCTTGTCAGGATCAGGTGGATTCCCATCTGGAGGAGGTGGATTCCCGTCAGGAAGCGGATCCTTGTCTGGATCAGGTGGATTCCCATCTGGAGGAAGTGGATCCTTATCAGGATCAGGTGGATTCCCGTCAGGAAGCGGATCCTTGTCTGGATCAGGTGGATTCCCATCTGGAGGAAGTGGGTCCTTATCAGGATCAGGTGGATTCCCGTCAGGAAGTGGATCCTTGTCTGGATCAGGTGGATTCCCATCTGGAGGAAGTGGATTCCCGTCAGGAAGCGGATCCTTGTCTGGATCAGGTGGATTTCCATCTGGAAGTGGATTCCCGTCAGAAAGTGGATCCTTGTCTGGATCAGGTGGATTCCCATCTGGAAGTGGATCCTTATCAGGATCAGGTGGATTTCCATCTGGAGGAAGTGGATTCCCGTCAGGAAGCGGATCCTTGTCTGGATCAGGTGGATTCCCATCTGGAGGAAGTGGATCCTTGCCTGGATCAGGTGGATTTCCATCTGGAGGAAGTGGATCCTTATCAGGATCAGGTGGATTCCCGTCAGGGAGCGGATCCTCGTCTGGAGGAAGTGGATTCCCATCTGGAGGAGATGGATTTCCATCGTTGTCAGGAGCAGGCGGATTCCCATCTGGAGGAAGTGGATCGTTGTCAGGAGCAGGTGGATTCCCGTCAGGAAGTGGATCGTTATCAGGAGCAGGTGGATATCCGTCAGGAGGAAGTAGATCCTCGGCTGGAAAAGGTGGATTCCCATCCGGAGGAAGTAGTCGCTCGTCTAGCAGAGGCTGA
- the LOC113819058 gene encoding loricrin-like isoform X1: MTRPLAVLYLVAVGVASAASPGPSPASAASPGPDLVRPQRDDDFSIEIFDPEDEILLSDLYAIGGYGLGAGFSGHRQTGVSGFRPGFQGQRGKPGKGSRYPVGGSLSGAGGFPSVGSGSLSGAGGFPSGSGFPSGAGGFPSRGSGSLSGAGGFPSGSGSLSGAGGFPSGSGSLSGAGGFPSGSGSLSGAGGFPSGSGSLSGAGGFPSGGSGSLSGAGGFPSGGGGFPSGSGSLSGAGGFPSGGSGSLSGAGGFPSGGSGSLSGAGGFPSGGGGFPSGSGSLSGSGGFPSGGSGSLSGSGGFPSGGSGSLSGSGGFPSGGSGSLSGAGGFPSGGGGFPSGSGSLSGAGGFPSGGSGSLSGAGGFPSGGGGFPSGSGSLSGAGGFPSGGSGSLSGAGGFPSGGGGFPSGSGSLSGSGGFPSGGGGFPSGSGSLSGSGGFPSGGSGSLSGSGGFPSGSGSLSGSGGFPSGGSGSLSGSGGFPSGSGSLSGSGGFPSGGSGFPSGSGSLSGSGGFPSGSGFPSESGSLSGSGGFPSGSGSLSGSGGFPSGGSGFPSGSGSLSGSGGFPSGGSGSLPGSGGFPSGGSGSLSGSGGFPSGSGSSSGGSGFPSGGDGFPSLSGAGGFPSGGSGSLSGAGGFPSGSGSLSGAGGYPSGGSRSSAGKGGFPSGGSSRSSSRG; the protein is encoded by the coding sequence ATGACGAGGCCGCTCGCCGTGCTCTACCTGGTGGCCGTGGGCGTCGCCAGCGCCGCGAGCCCCGGCCCCAGCCCCGCCAGCGCCGCGAGCCCCGGACCCGACCTCGTCCGGCCCCAACGCGACGACGACTTCTCCATCGAGATCTTCGATCCCGAGGACGAGATCCTCCTTTCCGACCTGTATGCAATCGGCGGCTACGGCTTAGGGGCAGGCTTCTCTGGGCACCGACAGACTGGTGTATCAGGATTCCGGCCCGGCTTCCAGGGCCAGCGGGGCAAGCCGGGAAAGGGAAGTCGCTACCCCGTAGGAGGATCCTTGTCAGGAGCAGGTGGATTCCCATCTGTAGGAAGTGGATCCTTATCAGGGGCAGGTGGATTCCCATCTGGAAGTGGATTCCCGTCAGGAGCAGGTGGATTCCCATCGAGAGGAAGTGGATCCTTATCAGGGGCAGGTGGATTCCCATCTGGGAGTGGATCCTTATCAGGAGCAGGTGGATTCCCATCTGGAAGTGGATCTTTGTCTGGAGCAGGTGGATTCCCGTCAGGAAGTGGATCCTTGTCAGGAGCAGGTGGATTCCCGTCAGGAAGTGGATCCTTGTCAGGAGCAGGTGGATTCCCATCTGGAGGAAGTGGATCCTTATCAGGGGCAGGTGGATTTCCATCTGGAGGAGGTGGATTCCCGTCAGGAAGCGGATCCTTGTCAGGAGCAGGTGGATTCCCATCTGGAGGAAGCGGATCCTTGTCAGGAGCAGGTGGATTCCCATCTGGAGGAAGTGGATCCTTATCAGGGGCAGGTGGATTCCCATCTGGAGGAGGTGGATTCCCGTCAGGAAGCGGATCCTTGTCTGGATCAGGTGGATTCCCATCTGGAGGAAGTGGATCCTTATCAGGATCAGGTGGATTCCCATCTGGAGGAAGTGGATCCTTATCAGGATCAGGTGGATTCCCATCTGGAGGAAGTGGATCCTTATCAGGGGCAGGTGGATTTCCATCTGGAGGAGGTGGATTCCCGTCAGGAAGCGGATCCTTGTCAGGAGCAGGTGGATTCCCATCTGGAGGAAGTGGATCCTTATCAGGGGCAGGTGGATTTCCATCTGGAGGAGGTGGATTCCCGTCAGGAAGCGGATCCTTGTCAGGAGCAGGTGGATTCCCATCTGGAGGAAGTGGATCCTTATCAGGGGCAGGTGGATTCCCATCTGGAGGAGGTGGATTCCCGTCAGGAAGCGGATCCTTGTCAGGATCAGGTGGATTCCCATCTGGAGGAGGTGGATTCCCGTCAGGAAGCGGATCCTTGTCTGGATCAGGTGGATTCCCATCTGGAGGAAGTGGATCCTTATCAGGATCAGGTGGATTCCCGTCAGGAAGCGGATCCTTGTCTGGATCAGGTGGATTCCCATCTGGAGGAAGTGGGTCCTTATCAGGATCAGGTGGATTCCCGTCAGGAAGTGGATCCTTGTCTGGATCAGGTGGATTCCCATCTGGAGGAAGTGGATTCCCGTCAGGAAGCGGATCCTTGTCTGGATCAGGTGGATTTCCATCTGGAAGTGGATTCCCGTCAGAAAGTGGATCCTTGTCTGGATCAGGTGGATTCCCATCTGGAAGTGGATCCTTATCAGGATCAGGTGGATTTCCATCTGGAGGAAGTGGATTCCCGTCAGGAAGCGGATCCTTGTCTGGATCAGGTGGATTCCCATCTGGAGGAAGTGGATCCTTGCCTGGATCAGGTGGATTTCCATCTGGAGGAAGTGGATCCTTATCAGGATCAGGTGGATTCCCGTCAGGGAGCGGATCCTCGTCTGGAGGAAGTGGATTCCCATCTGGAGGAGATGGATTTCCATCGTTGTCAGGAGCAGGCGGATTCCCATCTGGAGGAAGTGGATCGTTGTCAGGAGCAGGTGGATTCCCGTCAGGAAGTGGATCGTTATCAGGAGCAGGTGGATATCCGTCAGGAGGAAGTAGATCCTCGGCTGGAAAAGGTGGATTCCCATCCGGAGGAAGTAGTCGCTCGTCTAGCAGAGGCTGA
- the LOC113819058 gene encoding loricrin-like isoform X4, with product MTRPLAVLYLVAVGVASAASPGPSPASAASPGPDLVRPQRDDDFSIEIFDPEDEILLSDLYAIGGYGLGAGFSGHRQTGVSGFRPGFQGQRGKPGKGSRYPVGGSLSGAGGFPSVGSGSLSGAGGFPSGSGFPSGAGGFPSRGSGSLSGAGGFPSGSGSLSGAGGFPSGSGSLSGAGGFPSGSGSLSGAGGFPSGSGSLSGAGGFPSGGSGSLSGAGGFPSGGGGFPSGSGSLSGAGGFPSGGSGSLSGAGGFPSGGSGSLSGAGGFPSGGGGFPSGSGSLSGSGGFPSGGSGSLSGSGGFPSGGSGSLSGSGGFPSGGSGSLSGAGGFPSGGGGFPSGSGSLSGAGGFPSGGSGSLSGAGGFPSGGGGFPSGSGSLSGAGGFPSGGSGSLSGAGGFPSGGGGFPSGSGSLSGSGGFPSGGSGSLSGSGGFPSGSGSLSGSGGFPSGGSGSLSGSGGFPSGSGSLSGSGGFPSGGSGFPSGSGSLSGSGGFPSGSGFPSESGSLSGSGGFPSGSGSLSGSGGFPSGGSGFPSGSGSLSGSGGFPSGGSGSLPGSGGFPSGGSGSLSGSGGFPSGSGSSSGGSGFPSGGDGFPSLSGAGGFPSGGSGSLSGAGGFPSGSGSLSGAGGYPSGGSRSSAGKGGFPSGGSSRSSSRG from the exons ATGACGAGGCCGCTCGCCGTGCTCTACCTGGTGGCCGTGGGCGTCGCCAGCGCCGCGAGCCCCGGCCCCAGCCCCGCCAGCGCCGCGAGCCCCGGACCCGACCTCGTCCGGCCCCAACGCGACGACGACTTCTCCATCGAGATCTTCGATCCCGAGGACGAGATCCTCCTTTCCGACCTGTATGCAATCGGCGGCTACGGCTTAGGGGCAGGCTTCTCTGGGCACCGACAGACTGGTGTATCAGGATTCCGGCCCGGCTTCCAGGGCCAGCGGGGCAAGCCGGGAAAGGGAAGTCGCTACCCCGTAGGAGGATCCTTGTCAGGAGCAGGTGGATTCCCATCTGTAGGAAGTGGATCCTTATCAGGGGCAGGTGGATTCCCATCTGGAAGTGGATTCCCGTCAGGAGCAGGTGGATTCCCATCGAGAGGAAGTGGATCCTTATCAGGGGCAGGTGGATTCCCATCTGGGAGTGGATCCTTATCAGGAGCAGGTGGATTCCCATCTGGAAGTGGATCTTTGTCTGGAGCAGGTGGATTCCCGTCAGGAAGTGGATCCTTGTCAGGAGCAGGTGGATTCCCGTCAGGAAGTGGATCCTTGTCAGGAGCAGGTGGATTCCCATCTGGAGGAAGTGGATCCTTATCAGGGGCAGGTGGATTTCCATCTGGAGGAGGTGGATTCCCGTCAGGAAGCGGATCCTTGTCAGGAGCAGGTGGATTCCCATCTGGAGGAAGCGGATCCTTGTCAGGAGCAGGTGGATTCCCATCTGGAGGAAGTGGATCCTTATCAGGGGCAGGTGGATTCCCATCTGGAGGAGGTGGATTCCCGTCAGGAAGCGGATCCTTGTCTGGATCAGGTGGATTCCCATCTGGAGGAAGTGGATCCTTATCAGGATCAGGTGGATTCCCATCTGGAGGAAGTGGATCCTTATCAGGATCAGGTGGATTCCCATCTGGAGGAAGTGGATCCTTATCAGGGGCAGGTGGATTTCCATCTGGAGGAGGTGGATTCCCGTCAGGAAGCGGATCCTTGTCAGGAGCAGGTGGATTCCCATCTGGAGGAAGTGGATCCTTATCAGGGGCAGGTGGATTTCCATCTGGAGGAGGTGGATTCCCGTCAGGAAGCGGATCCTTGTCAGGAGCAGGTGGATTCCCATCTGGAGGAAGTGGATCCTTATCAGGGGCAGGTGGATTCCCATCTGGAGGAGGTGGATTCCCGTCAGGAAGCGGATCCTTGTCAGGATCAG GTGGATTCCCATCTGGAGGAAGTGGATCCTTATCAGGATCAGGTGGATTCCCGTCAGGAAGCGGATCCTTGTCTGGATCAGGTGGATTCCCATCTGGAGGAAGTGGGTCCTTATCAGGATCAGGTGGATTCCCGTCAGGAAGTGGATCCTTGTCTGGATCAGGTGGATTCCCATCTGGAGGAAGTGGATTCCCGTCAGGAAGCGGATCCTTGTCTGGATCAGGTGGATTTCCATCTGGAAGTGGATTCCCGTCAGAAAGTGGATCCTTGTCTGGATCAGGTGGATTCCCATCTGGAAGTGGATCCTTATCAGGATCAGGTGGATTTCCATCTGGAGGAAGTGGATTCCCGTCAGGAAGCGGATCCTTGTCTGGATCAGGTGGATTCCCATCTGGAGGAAGTGGATCCTTGCCTGGATCAGGTGGATTTCCATCTGGAGGAAGTGGATCCTTATCAGGATCAGGTGGATTCCCGTCAGGGAGCGGATCCTCGTCTGGAGGAAGTGGATTCCCATCTGGAGGAGATGGATTTCCATCGTTGTCAGGAGCAGGCGGATTCCCATCTGGAGGAAGTGGATCGTTGTCAGGAGCAGGTGGATTCCCGTCAGGAAGTGGATCGTTATCAGGAGCAGGTGGATATCCGTCAGGAGGAAGTAGATCCTCGGCTGGAAAAGGTGGATTCCCATCCGGAGGAAGTAGTCGCTCGTCTAGCAGAGGCTGA